The following proteins come from a genomic window of Bartonella apihabitans:
- the mscL gene encoding large conductance mechanosensitive channel protein MscL, with product MLKEFREFALKGNMIDLAIGVIIGGAFGGLVNSIVNDLLMPVIGLITGGIDFSNMFIQLAGQKQTTLAAAREAGATIAYGHFITLLINFLIIAWVLFIVVKAINAMHRKEQQAPEPKPVPRDEVLLTEIRDLLAAKK from the coding sequence ATGCTCAAAGAATTTCGGGAATTTGCATTAAAGGGCAATATGATTGATCTGGCCATCGGTGTTATTATCGGCGGTGCCTTTGGCGGTCTTGTCAATTCTATTGTCAACGATTTGCTCATGCCGGTTATCGGGCTCATCACCGGTGGCATAGATTTTTCCAACATGTTCATCCAGCTTGCCGGTCAAAAACAGACAACTCTTGCAGCCGCGCGCGAAGCCGGAGCAACAATTGCCTATGGCCATTTTATTACCTTGCTCATCAATTTTCTTATTATTGCATGGGTGCTCTTCATTGTCGTTAAAGCGATCAATGCAATGCACCGTAAAGAGCAACAAGCCCCTGAACCAAAGCCGGTTCCCCGTGACGAGGTATTGCTGACCGAAATACGTGATCTGCTGGCTGCCAAAAAATAA
- a CDS encoding PAS domain-containing sensor histidine kinase — MQEQDTGSALNSSERSAFREIAERLRSELQLPAVERPLSKASKTDKTAHDEQLSGENKFTPEKSSLLNLLDTATDGFVFLNNDGSIEGFSAAASALTGYDKEDVAGRPFKSLFRTTSEEAINDYLAALKSGGANRLFNRGQSADIQTKSGDDIRVFVTLVPLTNQKGYAGLLRDMTNVSAPSQPIYDNEVFAQTIHEIRTPLNAMIGFADIMREERFGRIENERYRGYLRDIVSSGKHILTLVNSFLEKAKSRYEEKTRSGEANSEKAIDNRQSLVPSFDVIQQLRKSVALFENQANENGIIIRITMPPKIPAIGIDAQEFRQIIFNLLSNAIRFTQSGGQIVVHLSTTDKNYVKLSVSDNGIGMNEEEMARALQPYGQVARKDGRIGDAVFTGTGLGLPTTKGLAEKIGGRLILLSKPGQGTTVEVFFPVRRS; from the coding sequence TTGCAAGAGCAAGATACCGGTTCGGCGTTGAACAGTTCGGAACGCTCGGCTTTTCGTGAAATTGCCGAACGTTTGCGCAGTGAATTACAATTGCCCGCCGTGGAGCGGCCGCTTTCAAAAGCTTCAAAAACCGATAAAACAGCTCATGATGAACAGTTGTCCGGAGAAAACAAGTTTACCCCCGAAAAGTCTTCCCTTCTCAATTTGCTGGATACAGCAACAGACGGTTTTGTTTTTCTCAATAATGACGGGTCTATAGAGGGTTTTAGTGCAGCCGCATCTGCCCTTACCGGCTATGATAAAGAGGATGTAGCAGGTCGTCCTTTTAAAAGCTTGTTCCGGACGACCTCCGAAGAAGCAATAAACGACTATCTTGCAGCACTTAAAAGCGGTGGCGCAAACCGGTTATTCAATCGTGGTCAATCGGCCGATATTCAAACAAAAAGTGGTGATGACATTCGGGTTTTTGTCACACTCGTACCGCTTACCAATCAAAAAGGATATGCCGGTCTCTTGCGCGATATGACGAATGTGTCGGCTCCAAGCCAGCCGATTTATGATAACGAAGTTTTTGCACAAACCATCCACGAGATCAGAACACCGCTTAATGCCATGATCGGTTTTGCCGATATTATGCGGGAAGAACGGTTCGGCCGTATCGAAAACGAACGTTATCGTGGCTATTTGCGCGACATTGTTTCTTCCGGAAAACATATATTGACCCTTGTAAACTCCTTTCTTGAAAAGGCAAAATCGCGTTACGAGGAAAAAACGCGCTCTGGAGAAGCAAATAGCGAAAAGGCAATAGACAACCGCCAATCTTTAGTGCCGAGTTTTGACGTTATCCAGCAATTGAGGAAATCGGTTGCATTGTTTGAAAATCAGGCAAACGAGAACGGCATTATCATTCGCATTACCATGCCGCCAAAAATACCGGCAATTGGAATTGATGCGCAGGAATTCAGGCAAATTATTTTCAATCTTCTGTCAAATGCTATCCGTTTTACTCAAAGTGGCGGGCAAATTGTGGTGCATCTTTCAACCACAGACAAGAATTATGTAAAATTATCGGTGAGCGATAATGGTATCGGTATGAACGAGGAAGAAATGGCGCGCGCCCTTCAACCTTATGGGCAGGTTGCAAGAAAAGACGGTCGTATCGGAGATGCAGTCTTTACCGGTACCGGTCTTGGCCTGCCGACGACAAAAGGTCTTGCCGAAAAAATTGGCGGAAGGCTCATCCTGCTATCAAAACCGGGGCAGGGAACAACAGTAGAAGTATTTTTTCCCGTTCGCCGTTCGTGA
- a CDS encoding DUF952 domain-containing protein yields MALIYKIVSKDEWKKAEDSGVFSGAAVDIADGFIHFSTAEQVAETANKHFKGQTGLLLVAVDEDQLDEELLRYEVSRGGAFFPHLYGDLSLEAVVGVSPFEADENGLFEFSEVLP; encoded by the coding sequence ATGGCCTTGATTTATAAGATTGTGTCGAAAGACGAATGGAAAAAAGCCGAAGATTCAGGTGTTTTTTCTGGTGCTGCGGTCGATATTGCCGACGGTTTTATCCATTTTTCAACCGCCGAACAGGTGGCAGAGACGGCAAACAAGCATTTTAAAGGCCAAACCGGTCTGTTGCTTGTCGCTGTTGACGAAGATCAACTTGATGAAGAGCTACTGCGTTATGAAGTGTCTCGCGGGGGCGCATTTTTCCCTCATCTTTATGGTGATTTATCGCTTGAAGCTGTTGTTGGTGTCAGTCCTTTCGAGGCTGACGAAAACGGCCTATTCGAGTTCAGCGAGGTATTGCCATGA
- a CDS encoding glutamine synthetase family protein: MTLKKTKKTKDKSTKLQHAYLKNIYGVKNWHEASEWLAFRGIEDIECITPDQAGVARGKMMPSNKFTSDTSLALPSAVFMATISGDYPEDGNGFHYPADDGDLRLEPDLATLSVVPWEDDPTAQVICDIVYQSGKRVEFTPRNVLRNVVEEYTKLGLKPVVAPEIEFYLVQKNPDPDYPLTPPVGRSGRAIGGGQGYSIAGVNEFDELIDDMYHFSEAQGLEIDTLIHEEGAGQLEINLRHGDPIELADQVFLFKRTIREAAFKHDMYATFMAKPIEGQPGSAMHIHQSIVDVKTGNNIFTRSDGSESEAFRHFLGGLQKHMASAMVMLAPYVNSYRRLVPDLSAPVNLHWGYDNRTTAFRVPRSAPQARRVENRLPSSDANPYLALAASLACGLIGLVDKLKPDEPSSKTVNADHVDLPRGLVEAVALFDENKRLRSVLGDTFVNTYAAIKRQEFETFMEVISPWEREYLLLNV; the protein is encoded by the coding sequence ATGACGTTAAAAAAAACAAAAAAGACAAAAGATAAGAGCACAAAGCTGCAACATGCTTATCTCAAGAATATTTATGGCGTAAAAAATTGGCACGAAGCCTCGGAGTGGCTGGCTTTTCGCGGTATTGAAGACATTGAATGTATTACCCCCGATCAGGCCGGTGTCGCTCGCGGCAAAATGATGCCGTCGAACAAATTTACGTCCGATACGTCGCTTGCTCTGCCTTCGGCTGTGTTTATGGCAACAATTTCCGGCGATTATCCCGAAGATGGCAACGGTTTCCATTATCCGGCCGATGATGGTGATTTACGATTGGAACCCGATCTTGCAACTTTAAGCGTTGTCCCGTGGGAAGATGATCCGACCGCACAAGTTATTTGCGATATTGTTTACCAGAGCGGTAAAAGGGTTGAATTTACGCCGCGCAATGTTTTGCGCAATGTTGTGGAAGAATACACAAAACTGGGGTTGAAACCGGTGGTGGCACCGGAAATAGAATTTTATCTTGTCCAGAAAAATCCTGATCCCGATTATCCTTTAACACCTCCTGTCGGCCGCTCCGGTCGCGCTATCGGTGGCGGGCAGGGCTATTCTATTGCCGGTGTTAACGAATTTGATGAACTGATCGACGATATGTACCATTTTTCCGAGGCGCAAGGCTTGGAAATCGACACATTGATTCATGAAGAAGGGGCAGGCCAGCTCGAAATCAATTTGCGTCACGGCGATCCGATCGAACTTGCCGATCAGGTTTTTCTGTTCAAACGCACCATACGAGAAGCGGCATTCAAGCATGATATGTACGCAACCTTTATGGCAAAACCCATAGAGGGGCAGCCGGGTTCTGCCATGCATATCCATCAATCTATTGTCGACGTGAAGACCGGCAACAATATTTTTACCCGTTCCGACGGGAGTGAAAGCGAGGCCTTCCGGCATTTTCTGGGTGGCTTACAAAAGCATATGGCAAGTGCAATGGTGATGCTTGCGCCATATGTCAATTCCTATCGCCGGTTGGTGCCGGATCTTTCGGCTCCGGTCAACCTCCATTGGGGCTATGACAACCGGACCACGGCCTTCCGTGTTCCCCGTTCGGCACCTCAAGCGCGACGTGTTGAAAATCGCCTTCCATCATCCGATGCCAATCCCTATCTTGCACTTGCAGCATCACTCGCCTGCGGCCTTATCGGTCTTGTCGACAAACTTAAGCCTGACGAGCCATCGTCAAAGACTGTTAATGCCGATCATGTAGATTTGCCCCGTGGTCTTGTCGAGGCGGTGGCATTGTTTGACGAGAATAAACGGTTACGTTCGGTGCTGGGGGACACATTCGTTAACACTTATGCGGCTATAAAACGGCAAGAATTCGAAACGTTTATGGAAGTTATCAGTCCTTGGGAGCGGGAATATTTGCTGCTCAATGTGTAG
- a CDS encoding quinone-dependent dihydroorotate dehydrogenase: MNFYRSFLRPLVFCLSPEKAHKLSILALKAGFGSGAVIHDQRLSVNIAGLEFPNFLGLAAGFDKNAEVPDQILRLGFGFSEVGTITPRPQAGNPQPRLFRLREDEAVINRMGFNNEGHEAAHKRLAKRKKQGIVGVNIGANKDSDDRILDYSRGIHCFYDVASFFTINISSPNTPGLRNLQARDSLKELLLSVSGARAEEKQKTGVHVPVFLKIAPDLTEEGLDDVAAELLASDVDGLIVSNTTLSRTGLENKSFSGESGGLSGKPLFERSTIILAKMRKRLQRQKPIIGVGGVYDAKTALEKIKAGADLVELYSAMVYEGAGLARHILENVLETMKKDGVSKIEEYRDLSLDEWANRKIPD, encoded by the coding sequence ATGAACTTTTATCGTTCTTTTTTACGCCCGTTGGTTTTCTGCCTGTCGCCGGAAAAAGCCCACAAGCTTTCCATCCTAGCATTGAAAGCGGGCTTCGGTTCGGGGGCGGTAATCCATGACCAACGTTTAAGCGTGAACATAGCCGGACTGGAATTTCCGAACTTTTTGGGCTTGGCCGCCGGTTTTGATAAAAATGCGGAAGTTCCCGATCAAATATTGCGTTTAGGCTTCGGCTTTAGCGAAGTTGGTACAATCACGCCGCGCCCACAGGCGGGTAACCCTCAACCCCGTCTCTTTCGTCTTCGTGAAGACGAAGCTGTTATCAATCGCATGGGGTTTAACAATGAGGGGCATGAAGCGGCTCATAAACGGCTCGCCAAACGTAAAAAGCAGGGTATTGTCGGGGTCAATATTGGAGCCAACAAGGATTCGGATGATCGTATTCTCGACTATTCGCGCGGCATCCATTGCTTTTATGATGTTGCAAGCTTTTTCACCATCAATATTTCATCACCGAACACACCGGGTTTACGGAATTTGCAAGCCCGTGACAGTTTGAAGGAGTTGCTCCTGTCGGTGAGCGGGGCGAGAGCGGAAGAAAAACAAAAGACGGGTGTTCATGTTCCGGTCTTTTTAAAGATAGCACCTGATTTGACCGAAGAAGGGCTTGATGATGTTGCCGCCGAGCTTCTCGCCTCGGATGTGGACGGGCTTATTGTTTCCAATACGACACTTTCCAGAACAGGTCTTGAAAATAAAAGCTTCAGTGGCGAATCGGGCGGGCTTTCCGGCAAGCCGCTATTTGAACGCTCGACAATCATTCTTGCGAAAATGCGCAAGAGATTGCAGCGACAAAAACCGATTATCGGGGTCGGTGGTGTTTATGACGCGAAAACGGCACTCGAAAAAATCAAAGCCGGTGCCGATCTTGTCGAACTTTATAGCGCGATGGTTTATGAGGGTGCGGGGCTTGCGAGACACATTCTGGAAAATGTGCTTGAAACCATGAAAAAAGATGGTGTGAGCAAGATAGAGGAATATCGCGACCTGTCTTTGGATGAATGGGCAAACCGCAAAATTCCTGATTAA